In one window of Chelmon rostratus isolate fCheRos1 chromosome 19, fCheRos1.pri, whole genome shotgun sequence DNA:
- the alad gene encoding delta-aminolevulinic acid dehydratase, which translates to MQTPAESILHSGYFHPTLRYWQTCITDLRPDNLIYPIFITDSADAVEPIGSLPGQARYGVNKLEGMLGPLVENGLKCVLIFGVPAKIQKDDRGSGADTDDTPAILAVKKIRSLFPELLVACDVCLCPYTSHGHCGILNDDGTLNNDASCLRLAEVALAYAQAGCHIIAPSDMMDGRVRAIKQALVSNGLGNKASVLSYSAKFASCYYGPFRDAAQSKPAFGDRRCYQLPPGARGLAIRAVERDVREGADMVMVKPGLPYLDIMREVKDKFPTHPLAVYNVSGEYAMMWHGAQAGAFDLRAAVMEAMTAFRRAGADIIITYYTPQLLSWLKE; encoded by the exons ATGCAGACACCAGCGGAGTCGATCCTCCACAGCGGCTATTTCCACCCGACACTCCGATACTGGCAGACCTGCATCACCGATTTAAGACCTGACAATCTCATCTACCCGATCTTCATCAC AGACAGTGCAGATGCAGTGGAGCCCATCGGCAGCCTGCCAGGCCAGGCCAG ATATGGGGTGAACAAGCTGGAGGGCATGTTGGGGCCCCTTGTGGAGAATGGCTTGAAATGTGTGCTGATTTTTGGTGTTCCggcaaaaatacaaaag GATGACAGGGGTTCAGGCGCCGACACAGACGACACGCCGGCTATACTGGCAGTGAAGAAGATCAGGTCTTTGTTCCCGGAGCTGCTGGTGGCGTGCGACGTCTGTTTGTGTCCCTACACATCACATGGACACTGTG GTATCCTGAACGATGACGGTACTCTGAACAATGATGCCAGCTGCCTGCGCTTGGCAGAAGTGGCGCTGGCCTACGCTCAAGCTG GCTGTCACATCATCGCTCCCTCTGATATGATGGATGGAAGAGTCAGAGCCATAAAGCAAGCCCTGGTATCTAATGGTTTGGGAAACAAG GCTTCAGTGCTGAGCTACAGTGCAAAGTTTGCCTCTTGTTATTATGGTCCTTTCAG agatGCTGCACAGTCCAAACCTGCGTTCGGGGACAGACGCTGCTATCAGCTGCCTCCTGGAGCGAGAGGACTCGCCATTCGAGCTGTG gagcgAGACGTGAGAGAAGGAGCTGATATGGTGATGGTGAAACCGGGTCTGCCTTATCTGGACATCATGAGAGAAGTCAAGGACAAG TTCCCTACTCACCCTCTGGCGGTGTACAACGTGTCTGGAGAGTATGCAATGATGTGGCATGGAGCGCAGGCTGGAGCCTTCGACCTGCGGGCTGCCGTGATGGAGGCCATGACTGCCTTTCGTAGGGCAG
- the tmem203 gene encoding transmembrane protein 203 — protein sequence MLFSLRELVQWLGFATFELFLHLLALLVFSMLVALRADMFTPTLSWWLVFVPLFAADGLSTYFTAIVSIRLYQENEKRLAVLRLLWVLTVLSLKLVCEVLLCQKLAEQEQARDLWFGLIVSPLFILLQLLMIRACRVN from the coding sequence ATGCTGTTCTCTTTGAGGGAACTGGTCCAGTGGCTGGGCTTTGCCACCTTTGAActcttcctccacctgctggCTTTGCTGGTCTTCAGCATGCTGGTTGCTCTGCGAGCTGATATGTTCACCCCCACACTCAGCTGGTGGCTGGTGTTCGTCCCGCTGTTTGCTGCCGACGGCCTCAGCACCTACTTCACGGCCATCGTGTCCATCCGTCTTTACCAGGAGAATGAGAAGCGTCTTGCGGTGCTGCGGCTCCTCTGGGTGCTGACAGTGCTCAGCCTGAAGCTGGTGTGCGAGGTGCTGCTGTGTCAGAAGCTGGCGGAGCAGGAGCAAGCCAGAGACCTGTGGTTTGGCCTGATTGTCTCACCGCTGTttatcctgctgcagctgctcatgATACGAGCATGCCGTGTCAACTGA